In Acidobacteriota bacterium, the sequence TCAAAGGCCCTGGGTCAGGCCGTGAATCCGCCATCCGTGCTGTCCAGGCTGCTGGCATCGACGTCAAAGTCATTAAAGATGTGACACCTATCCCCCACAACGGATGCCGACCGCGCAAGCGTCGGCGGGTCTAATGTGGCGTTGTCTTGTGTTACACCATAACGCGAACTTATTTGATTTCTTGAGATGTGAAAGCCCACACCAAATGGGCTTGGGAGGGATTGCTTGGCAAGGTATCGTGGTCCTGTGTGTCGTTTGTGTCGCCGAGAAGGCGTGAAGCTTTTTTTGAAAGGCGAACGGTGTTTCAAACCTTCTTGTGCAATTGATAAGCGAAAGAAACTTCCGGGACAGCATGGTGAGTCCCGTCGTGGGAAGTTAACCGGCTATGGCGAACAATTGCGTGAAAAACAAAAAGTCAAACGCATGTACGGTATGCTCGAAGGCCAATTCCGGTCTTGTTTTGAGCGCGCTGTCCGCCAAAAAGGGGTAACGGGTGAAAACCTGCTTTCCAGTCTTGAACGCCGGCTTGACAATGTTGTGTACCGGATGGGTTTTGCCGCATCACGAGCTCAAGCCCGGCAATTGGTCAACCACGGACATATCCGGGTCAATGATCGCAAGGTGAATATTTCATCCTTTGTGGTCAAAGTTGGAGACACTGTCAGTGTACGCGATGGCAGCCTGACCAATGTTCATATCCTGAATGCCTTCCAAACCGCGGGAGGTCGTGGCGTTCGTCCAGCCTGGGTTGAAATTGTTGATGCCGCCAAACTGGCTGGCAAAATTGTTTCCCTGCCACGCCGGGAAGATATCGACAAAGATATCCGGGAGCAGATGATTGTCGAATTGTATTCCAAGTAAGAGCACTTAATTTCAGAGCCGAACGCCATAGCCCTGCACCAAAAGCGCGGGCTGTGCTGTCCGGCTCCTTTGTTCTGAAGGAGCAGAAGGTATGTGGACTGGCTTCCAAAAGCCAAAGCGCCTGGCTTGCGATTTTGAAACCTTAACGGACAAATACGGTCGCTTTTATGCTCAGCCGTTTGAACGTGGGTTTGGGACGACTATCGGCAACAGCCTGCGCCGTGCGCTGTTATCATCAATCGAAGGTGCGGCGATTACGGCTGTCAAAATCGAAGGGGTGCTCCATGAGTTTTCCTCAATTCCTGGTGTCACCGAAGATGCAACCGATATTATTTTAAACCTGAAACGAATTCCATTTTTGATGACCGGTGCCGGAGTCAAAACCATCCGTCTCGAAAGTAACACGCCGGGCGTGGTTTACTCCCGCGATATTGAAATTGGCGCCGACATCGAAGTTCTGGATGGCTCAATTCCGATTGCCACAGTCAGTGAAGGTGGTCGCCTTTCAATCGAGATGCGGCTCAAAATGGGACGTGGGTATGTTCCGGCTGACCGAAATACAGACGAAGATCTTTCAGTTGGCTATATTCCAATTGACTCCGTTCATTCGCCAATCAAAAAAGTCAATTACCAGGTTGAAGCGGCCCGTTTGGGTCAGGATACCGACTTTGACAAGTTGACGATTGAGGTATGGACCAACGGGAGTATCAAACCGGATGATGCGATTGGGTTGGCGGCAAAATTGATTAAGGATCATATGACGATCTTTATCAACTTTGATGATACCGAACCCGAAATGAAGGAACCTGAAATCATTGATCGTCCAAAACGGACCGTCAATGAGTATCTGGATCGTTCGGTTGAGGAACTTGAATTAAGCGTTCGATCCTACAACTGCCTGAAGAATGCTGATATTCGCACCATTCGGGAACTGGTTCAGAAAACTGAGCAGGAAATGTTGAAGACCAAGAATTTCGGACGCAAGTCTTTAAACGAAATCAAGGAAATCATGACCGCGATGGGTCTCCGCCTTGGTACCATTTTTGATGATGAAGGGAACATCGTTGGGTATCGCGACGAGTAATTTGGGCGAACTGTCGTGAGGACAGTTTTCCCATTCACGTGGAAACGACTATGAGACACTTAAACGCACACCGGAAATTGGGGCGAACCTCAGCACACCGTAAATCGCTGTTACGCAACCTCGCCACCTCGCTCATTATTGAAGAGCGGTTAGTGACCACTCTGCCCAAAGCCAAAGAGCTGCGTCCATTTGTCGAACGGGCCATTACCCTGGGCAAACGCGGTGACTTGCATGCCCGTCGTTTGGCCGCCAGCTATTTTCATGCTGGTAACCAGAACCGGATTCCCGATGGTGGCCGTGGTCATCAACGGGCACCTCGAACCGCCGGGGTGCTGGCGGTCAGCAAATTGTTTGATACGATTGCTGCCCGGTTTAGTGATCGTCCAGGCGGATATACCCGCATTGTTAAACTGGGACATCGTCGGGGTGATGGCGCTGAAATGGCGCTTATTGAATTACTTGGCAGTGAATACAAGCCAGAGGAATAACCTGGACTCAGACCCTTTCCCTCCCTTTTTTGGCCCGGCCAGGGTGGTGGCTGTTTTTGGGTGTGAAGACTTCATTCCAATCCAAATTTCCACTCTTCCACGCACCCAGCCGACCGTGCTCTCCGAAAGGTCATGCGCCTGTGCCTGACACTCCCCTATCGCCAGCACGTACCAAACTGCCAAAAAAGCCCTTTGACCTGCAGCATTTGGAATTGATTTGCCCCAACCATCTGGCCCATATGTGATCGGATGTGTTGGGGCTTTGTTTTGTTATGGGATACCACTCAACCCGCAGACTTCACTCATAAAAGGCAGCACAGTATGAACCAAAAAGAACTGAGAGAACTGATTGAGATCATTTCAGAAAACCGAATTGCTGAGTTCGAGATGGAACGTGCCGGATTCAAACTGCGAATTCGAACCGCCCATGGCCAAACCGCCACGGTTGCGGTTCCCAGTCACGCAATCGAAGCCGCAAGTGTGCCCCCAGCCGTGATGGCGCATCCGCCAGTTGCTGCTCCACCTCCGACACCACCTGCCCCAGAACCACCTGCCACCCCACAAACCCAGAACCTCTACACCGTGAAATCTCCGATTGTAGGCACGTTCTATCGAGCCCCAAGCCCAACAGCCAAATCATTTGTTGAAATTGGAACTCGGGTCCAGCCAGGGACGGTGCTGTGTATTATCGAAGCCATGAAATTAATGAATGAAATCGAATCGGAAGTCAGTGGTGAAGTGGTTGAGATTTACCAGGAAAACAGCAAACCGGTTGAATATGGTCAGCCGATTTTTGGGATCAAAGTTGATTAACCTGTGCCTCGTGCTTGGAACCTGGCACTGAGGGGCATCCTTTCAAAGAACCAAGAACCAAGAAACCACCTGATACCTTATGTTTCGGAAAATTCTAATTGCGAACCGTGGCGAAATCGCCTGCCGGATCATTTGGGCCTGTCGCGAATTGGGCATCAAAACCGTAGCCGTGTACTCTGAAGCGGATGCTGATTCGCTCCATGTCCGTTTTGCGGATGAAGCCATTTGTATCGGGCCACCTCCTTCACGCGAAAGTTATCTCCAAATCCCTTCCGTTATCAGTGCCGCGGAAATAACCAATGCTGACGCCATCCATCCAGGATATGGATTTTTATCGGAAAATGCCCATTTTGCTGAGGTCTGTCAGGCGTGCAATCTCACCTTTATTGGCCCTCCGCCGAGCGCAATTCGGGCCATGGGTGACAAGGCTTCGGCCCGAGCCACGATGAAGGCGGCGGGTGTGCCAATTCTTCCAGGCAGCGACGGCATCATTGATTCCCCAGAAACCGCCATTGAAGTGGCCAATCGGATTGGCTTCCCCGTCATTATCAAAGCGACGGCGGGTGGCGGCGGACGCGGAATGCGCATTGTTTATTCACTGGAAGACTTACTCACTCAGCTTGAAACCGCTCAGGCTGAAGCTGGTGCCGCATTTGGCAATGCCGGCGTCTATATTGAAAAATACATTGTCAACCCGAGACACATTGAAATTCAGGTCCTGGCTGATCAGCACGGGCAAACGCTTCACTTTGGTGAGCGGGAATGTTCGATCCAACGTCGCCATCAAAAGCTGATCGAAGAATCTCCGTCACCCATGGTCACACCTGAAATGCGGGCTGAAATGGGGGCGGCGGCCATTAAAGCCTGCCAGCACGTGGATTATGTCAATGCGGGCACGATTGAATTTATCGTGGATGCTGACACGCGCGAGTACTACTTTATGGAAATGAACACGCGCATTCAGGTTGAGCATCCGGTCACGGAAATGGTCGCCAATGCTGATCTGGTGGTGGCTCAGATCCTGGTTGCCAATGGGGAAAAACTTGATTTCCGGCAAGAAGACATCGTGTTTTCAGGCCATGCGATTGAATGCCGCATCAATGCTGAAGATTCAGTCAAATTTACGCCAAGCCCTGGATTGATCACCGCACTCAACCTTCCTGGCGGACCAGGTGTGCGCATTGATACCCATGCCTATCCTGGGTATGTGGTGCCACCAAACTACGACTCGCTCGTTGCCAAGCTCATTGTCCATGCCCGAACCCGCCAAATGGCAATCGCCCGAATGAAACGAGCCCTCGAAGTCATGATTGTGGAAGGAATCAAAACAACTGTTCCACTTCATCAGCGAATCATGGACGAGCCGGATTTCATTGCCGGTAATCTTTCAACCCGGTTTATGGAGAAGTTTCTGGCCAAGAAGTAGCGAATTGAAAGCGAGTAGCGAGTCGCGAGTCGTAAGTAGTCAATCCAAAAACGCCTTTTGCTGTACTATTGAAATTTCTCTGCCGGCCAATCCACAGGCTAAAAAATTCAAGATCTTTTCTTTTGGTTTTACAACTCGCTACTCGCTACGCACAACTCGCTACTTAAGGGGGAACCATCATGTCCAGCCACCCCACTGCCGTTCTATACACGCCCTCATTCCTCGAACACCAGACCGGCGTGACCCACCCGGAAAGTCCTCACCGGGTTTCACTCATCAAAAATAAATTGGAATCCATGCCCGACCTGTGCTGGCTTGAACCGACCCAGGCGAGTGACGTGGATATTTTGCGGTGTCACACTCCAGAACATTTGGAACTGGTGCAACTGGCCTGCACCGATGCCCAAAAATATGGTCACGCGGCCCTTGATCTCGATACACCAGTTTCAGCCGGATCCTGGGAGGCTGCCAGACTGGCAAGTGGGGGCGTGTTGAGTGCCATTGATTCAGTCATGGCCGGTGAATCCGAAAACGCGTTTGTGCTGGTTCGTCCTCCAGGCCATCACGCCACTCAAAATCGGGCCATGGGCTTTTGCCTGTTTAACAATGTTGCCATAGGGGCGCGATATATCCAGGAAAAGCACAACCTCGAACGCGTCTTGATTGTGGATTGGGATGTTCATCACGGAAATGGCACCCAGGATATTTTTTACTCTGACCCTTCCGTTTTTTATTATTCACTCCATCAATTTCCTCATTATCCAGGTACGGGAAGCCGTTCTGAAACTGGGAGCGGGACTGGGCAGGGATATACCCTCAATATTCCTCTGGTGGGGGGAACATCAGCCGCCAGCCATGTCGTGGCATTTCAGGATGGGCTCAAGACTATTCTCAGCCGCTTTCAACCTGATTTTATTCTGATCTCAGCCGGATTTGACGCTCATCGGTTTGATCCATTGGGAGATATGAACCTCTCGGATCAGGATTTTATGACCTTAACCCAAACCCTCAAGCACGTTGCGGAAGAGCAATGTCAGGGCCGGTTGGTTTCACTTCTGGAAGGTGGTTATA encodes:
- the rpsD gene encoding 30S ribosomal protein S4 encodes the protein MARYRGPVCRLCRREGVKLFLKGERCFKPSCAIDKRKKLPGQHGESRRGKLTGYGEQLREKQKVKRMYGMLEGQFRSCFERAVRQKGVTGENLLSSLERRLDNVVYRMGFAASRAQARQLVNHGHIRVNDRKVNISSFVVKVGDTVSVRDGSLTNVHILNAFQTAGGRGVRPAWVEIVDAAKLAGKIVSLPRREDIDKDIREQMIVELYSK
- a CDS encoding DNA-directed RNA polymerase subunit alpha, which encodes MWTGFQKPKRLACDFETLTDKYGRFYAQPFERGFGTTIGNSLRRALLSSIEGAAITAVKIEGVLHEFSSIPGVTEDATDIILNLKRIPFLMTGAGVKTIRLESNTPGVVYSRDIEIGADIEVLDGSIPIATVSEGGRLSIEMRLKMGRGYVPADRNTDEDLSVGYIPIDSVHSPIKKVNYQVEAARLGQDTDFDKLTIEVWTNGSIKPDDAIGLAAKLIKDHMTIFINFDDTEPEMKEPEIIDRPKRTVNEYLDRSVEELELSVRSYNCLKNADIRTIRELVQKTEQEMLKTKNFGRKSLNEIKEIMTAMGLRLGTIFDDEGNIVGYRDE
- the rplQ gene encoding 50S ribosomal protein L17, with translation MRHLNAHRKLGRTSAHRKSLLRNLATSLIIEERLVTTLPKAKELRPFVERAITLGKRGDLHARRLAASYFHAGNQNRIPDGGRGHQRAPRTAGVLAVSKLFDTIAARFSDRPGGYTRIVKLGHRRGDGAEMALIELLGSEYKPEE
- the accB gene encoding acetyl-CoA carboxylase biotin carboxyl carrier protein produces the protein MNQKELRELIEIISENRIAEFEMERAGFKLRIRTAHGQTATVAVPSHAIEAASVPPAVMAHPPVAAPPPTPPAPEPPATPQTQNLYTVKSPIVGTFYRAPSPTAKSFVEIGTRVQPGTVLCIIEAMKLMNEIESEVSGEVVEIYQENSKPVEYGQPIFGIKVD
- the accC gene encoding acetyl-CoA carboxylase biotin carboxylase subunit, whose product is MFRKILIANRGEIACRIIWACRELGIKTVAVYSEADADSLHVRFADEAICIGPPPSRESYLQIPSVISAAEITNADAIHPGYGFLSENAHFAEVCQACNLTFIGPPPSAIRAMGDKASARATMKAAGVPILPGSDGIIDSPETAIEVANRIGFPVIIKATAGGGGRGMRIVYSLEDLLTQLETAQAEAGAAFGNAGVYIEKYIVNPRHIEIQVLADQHGQTLHFGERECSIQRRHQKLIEESPSPMVTPEMRAEMGAAAIKACQHVDYVNAGTIEFIVDADTREYYFMEMNTRIQVEHPVTEMVANADLVVAQILVANGEKLDFRQEDIVFSGHAIECRINAEDSVKFTPSPGLITALNLPGGPGVRIDTHAYPGYVVPPNYDSLVAKLIVHARTRQMAIARMKRALEVMIVEGIKTTVPLHQRIMDEPDFIAGNLSTRFMEKFLAKK
- a CDS encoding histone deacetylase, with the protein product MSSHPTAVLYTPSFLEHQTGVTHPESPHRVSLIKNKLESMPDLCWLEPTQASDVDILRCHTPEHLELVQLACTDAQKYGHAALDLDTPVSAGSWEAARLASGGVLSAIDSVMAGESENAFVLVRPPGHHATQNRAMGFCLFNNVAIGARYIQEKHNLERVLIVDWDVHHGNGTQDIFYSDPSVFYYSLHQFPHYPGTGSRSETGSGTGQGYTLNIPLVGGTSAASHVVAFQDGLKTILSRFQPDFILISAGFDAHRFDPLGDMNLSDQDFMTLTQTLKHVAEEQCQGRLVSLLEGGYNLETLPQTVASHVRALATVST